CTCTCGCAGAACCTCGCGGAACAGGGCATTCGCGTGAACGCGGTGGCGCCGGGGCCGATCTGGACCCCGCTGATTCCCGCCACCTTCGACGCCGAGCGTGTCGCCGAGCATGGGCAGAAAGCGCCGCTGGGCCGTCCCGGACAGCCCGCCGAGGTGGCGCCCAGCTTCGTGTTCCTGGCGTCGGACGACAGCAGCTACATCAGTGGTCAGGTGCTGCACCCCAACGGTGGAGACGTGGTCAACGGCTGATCCCCTGAAGTTGGGTTGGGGCGCGATTCAGGCCGCCCAGCGCCATCAGCCCAGCCCGGCGGCGCTGGGCGATTTATGATGGAGTTCGGTGGACACACGCATTCAGGCCAACGTCCTCAGGGTCGCCTCCCCGCGCTCTCAGAGCGCGCGGCCCGGCCCGCTGAACGGCCTGGGCCGGCGGCTGGACCGCTGGGGGGCCGCATGGTAGCCAGCGCCAGCGGCAGCCGGCGGGAAACGCTGATCGTTTCCGGCTACCTGGACCTGCTCGAGCTCTTCAGGGAGAGTCGTGGAACCCTGGCCTGGGGCGCTTTCGCTCGCCGTACGTTTTCCGGGGTCAGGGGACCGCGGCGCCGCTGACCACCTCGCTGCAACGCCTGGGCGGCAGCACGCGCGACATCGAGCGCCATCTGGTGCGGGCTTTTCGCAAGTACGCGCAGGCGAACGTGGTCTTGCAGGACTCGGTGTGGTCGTGGCTGGCGCTCGGGCAGCACCACGGCCTGCCCACCCGACTGCTCGACTGGACATATTCACCGCTGGTCGCGCTGCATTTCCTGACCGCCGACGAGGCCCTCTACGATCAGGACGGCCTGATCTGGCGGCTGAACATCGACCGGACGAATGCGGCGCTGCCGGCCCCGGCTTCCCAGCTGCTGAAACGTGAGGGCGCCAGCGTGTTCACGGTGGACATGATCTCATTGCTCGGCCTTCACGACGCCCGTCACGACCTGGCCTTTGACGCCGAGATGGGCTGGCTCGAACGCCTGGAGCAGGACACGGGCCAGCCCTTCTTGCTGTTGCTGGAGCCGCCCTCGCTCGATCAGCGCATCGTGCAGCAGTCGGCGCTGTTCTCGATGCTCTCCAACCCCGAAGCCGATCTTGAAGGGTGGCTCCAGGACCACCCGGACGCCGCGCAGCGCATCATCGTGCCCGCCGATCTGAAGTGGGAAATCCGCGACAGGCTCGATCAGGTCAACGTCACCGAGCGCACGCTCTTTCCCGACCTGAGCGGCCTGAGCCAGTGGCTGCGGCGGTACTACCGTTCGCGCGCCGAGGCCCAAAGCGCTCCTCCGGACTCCGCCGAGCGCCTCAGCCCCGAGGACGAGCGCAAGCAGCCCGGCTGAGCGGGCCAACCCCGCCCGCGCGCCCTTCCGCCCGCCTGGCGCCTGTTTCAGCGGGAGGAGCGTTATGCTGGCCGGGTTCCCCAACCCGGACGTTCGCCCCCTCGCCCTGTTTCCCTGGAGGTCCGCCATGACCCGTTCCCTGCTTTCCTCATTTCTGAGCTGGACTGGCCTGCTGTGCGCCCTGGCGCCCGCAGCGGCTCAGACCACGACCCCGGCCGCAACGATCCCAGCCGCGACGACCCCGGCCCTGGCTGCGCTGACCGGCGTGGTCGGTGACCCCCGACCCGACGCGCCGGCCCTGAGTCCGCGCGGGTCCTACGCTGTCGGGGTGCGGACCCTCTCGCTGCTCAACCCGGGTCAGCTCGACGTGCTGCAAACGCCCAAGGACGGCGCCTTGCCGCGCGCCGACCGCCGGCTCACGGTGGAGGTCTGGTATCCGGCCCCTGGAGCGCGGGGCTCCGGAACCGTGAACTACGCCGACACGCTGGGCAGCGGCCCGGGTGATCCCAAACGGCCCAACACCCCCTTCCTGATCCGGGGCCGCGCCACCCGCGCTGCGCCTCCGCTCGCCGAGGCGCAGCGCCCGGCAGGAGGGTTTCCGCTGGTGATCGTGTCGCACGGCTACCCCGGCAGCCGCTTTCTGATGAGCTACCTGTGCGAGAACCTGGCGAGCAAAGGCTACGTGGTGGCCGCCATCGACCATACCGGCAGCACCCACCTCGACAAGGCGGCCTTCGCGAGCACACTCCTGAACCGCCCGCTCGACGACAACTTCGTGCTCAGCGAGCTGGCCCAGCGTTCGGCGGCGGGCAGCGGCAGCTTCCTGAGCGGGCTCGTCAACCCCGAGCGCACGGGGCTGATCGGCTACAGCATGGGCGGGTACGGCGCCCTGAACGCGGTGGGTGCGGGCTTCGCCGATCAGGTGCTCGGGTTCGTGCCGGCGGGAGCCCTGCGCAGCCGGCAGCTCGGGCAATTCAAGGTGGATCCCCGCATCCAGGCCGTGGTCGCCTTCGCGCCGTGGGGGGGAGACGCCGCCGTGCGGGGCATCGGGGTCAACACCGGGGCACAGTTCGGGTTCTGGGACGCGGCGGGGCTCGCGGCTATCCGGGTGCCGACCCTGTTCGTGGTGGGCGACAAAGATGACGTGTCCGGCTTCGAAGGCGGCGTCAAGGCACTGTTCGAGAACACCGTGAACGCCGAGCGGTACCTCCTCGTGTATCAGAACGCCCGCCACAACTCGGCGCCTAATCCCCCCCCAGCCGAGAGCCTGAGCAACTTCGAGGACTACATGCACTACGCCGAGCCGGCCTGGGATATGACGCGCCTCAATGACCTGAACATGCATTTCGTCACGGCGTTCCTCGACCTCAAGCTCAAGGGCCTGACCGACCGTGCCCAGTACCTCGACGTGAAGGTCCCGGTCGCCCAGAACGGCGTGTTCAGCCGCAACCCCGACGGGACCCTCAAGCCCGACGACACCTCCTGGCCCGGCTTCGCCCCGCGCACGGCGATGGGAATCGAGCTGTATAAGCTCCCCCCCAGGTGACCGGCCCCGACCCCGCAGGGGCGCGCGGGGTGGACAGGAGCCGCCGACCACACTTCCCCCGCCCCTGAACAGATCGCGCCTGGGCCCCGCTGCATTGCGGCTCAGGCGCTCAGGTTCTTCCCCGGAAGGTCCCGCCGCGTCCCGGAACGGTGGGGCCTTTCAGCTTGACTCACCTTTGAAAGAAGCGTGAAATTCCGTAGGTCACCACAATTCATTGTTTGACGGTCGTCATTCGCCCTCAGAGGCCGTTTTCATGCTTGAACAGAGAAGAAATACGATCCTCAGCCTGATTCGGGCCTACGGACGCCTGCCTGTTTCGCAACTCGCTCAGACCCTGGAAGTTTCGGAAGTTACGGTTCGCAGCGACCTCGCGGCCCTCTCGGAGCGCGGACTGATCCAGCGCACACGTGGTGGGGCGCGGCTCCCGCTGCCTGGTGTGGCCGAGACCTCGCTGGAGCAAAGCCAGCGGCAGTACGGGGAGGAGAAGAAACGGATCGGGTGCGCGGCGGCCGGTCTCGTCCAGGACGGGGAAACCATCTTCCTGGACGTGGGCAGCACCACGACGGCCCTGGCGCACTGCCTCTCGCCGGCCCTGCGGGACGTGACGGTGGTGACCCCGGGGCTCAACATCGCCCTCGCGCTGGAAAACCGGCCCACCCTGCGCGTGATCGTCACGGGCGGAACGCTGCGGCCCCTGCAACACTCGCTGGTGAGTCCCTACGCCACGCACGTGCTTGAACAGATCCAGGCCGACTGGCTGTTTCTGGGCTGCAACGGCGTCGCGGCGCAGCCCGGGGTCACCAACGCCAACCACGAGGAGGCCGAGGTCAAGCGGGTGATGGTCAGCCGCGCCCGGCGCGTGGTCGTCGTGGCTGATCACAGCAAGCTCGGCTTGGTGAGCCCCGCCCTGATCGCACCGGCGCAGCGCGTCGACATCCTGATCACCAGCGAAACCCGCGCCATCCCCGCGGACCTGAGAGACGCCATCCCCGACATTCGCGTGGCCTGACGCAAAAAGCATAAGCAGTCATCCATGAAAAAGCTCGTCCTGCTCTCCGCCCTGCTGCTTCCGAGTACCGCCGCTGCCCAGAGCGGCACCGTCACGGTCTGGTCCTGGGACGTGGCGGCCAAAGCGCTGCAAAGCACCGTTCCGAGCTTCAATAAGAAGTACCCCAATATCAAGGTCAACGTCGTCGATCTGGGCAACCAGAACGTCTACGACCGTGGCCTGGCCGGATGTGCGGCGGGCGGCGTCGACCTGCCCGACGTGTACTCCATCGAGAACAACGAGGCCGAGGTGTTCTGGGCCCGTTTCCCGGACTGCTTTGTGGATCTCAACACCCTCGGGGCCGACAAGCTCGTACGCAACTTCCCGGCCTTCAAGTGGACCGAGCTGACGGCGGGCGGCAAGCGCTTCGCGATGCCCTGGGACTCGGGCCCGGTGGTGATGTTCTACCGGCGCGACCTCTACCAGCAGGCCGGCATCAACCCGGCGACCATCCGCACCTGGAACGACTTCATCGCCGCCGGGCGCAAGATGAACACCAAGTTCGGCGGCAAGGTCAGGATGGCGACCATCGCCAACGGCCAGGACGACGAGTGGTTTCGCATGCTCGCCAACCAGAACGGCTGCTTCTACTTCAACAACGCCGGCACACAGGTCACGGTCAACCGGCCCGGCTGCGTCACCGCCCTCGATACCATCAAGCGTCTGTACGCCGCCAACGTCGTGGCGACCGGCGACTGGGGCGGGCAGATCACCAACTTCAAGGCGGGGCGCACCGCGAGCGCGATGTTCGGCGCCTGGTATGAGGGCACCATCCGTACCAACGCGCCGGACCAGAGCGGCAAGTGGGGCGTGTACCTGATGCCGGCGAGCCGCGCCGGGGGACCGCGCGCCGCGAACCTGGGCGGCAGCGCCCTCGCCATTCCGAAGTCGAGCAAGAACCAGGCCGCCGCCTACGCCTTCTTGCAGCACGCGCTCGCCACCAACGGCGGCCAGGTCACGATGCTCAAGAGCCAGGGGGTCCCCAGCCTGCTCACGGCGAGCCGGGACATCTACGTGCAAAAAGCCCAGCCGTACTGGGGCAACCAGAAGATCTGGCAGACCATTCTCGGCACCCTGGGCGACGTGCCTCAGGCGCGCGGGACCCAGTTTTTCCAGGACGCCCGCCAGGTGATGATCGTGGTGCAGGCCGACTACATCAAGGGCAAGTACAAGACGGCGAAAGAGGCGCTCGACGACGCCGCCAAGAAAATCAGCAGCGCCACCGGGCTCCCGGTCAGCCCGTAACGGCGAAGCGGCACCTCTTTTTCCGGGGCGGGCGAGGCGTCGCTGCCGCCCCTTTTGCCCTCTTGCCCGCGCTCACCTGAGGTTCAGCCGTGACCACCGCGTTCCGTCCCAGACCAGACCCCCCCCGCCCGGCCCACCCCCGTCCAGCCCGCCGCCGCGTTCCCCTGGCGCCCTACCTCTTTATCCTCCCTTATCTCCTGATTTTCCTGTCGTTCTGGGCCTGGCCCATCGTCAGCTCGTTTCTGATGTCGTTCAAAGACACGCGGCTCGGGGACGCCGCGCCCTACGGCGCCGCCAACTGGAGCCGCCTCGTTGGGGACGAGTTTTTCCGCACAGCGCTGCGCAACACCATGGTCATCCTGGCGATTCAGGTGCCGCTGATGCTCAGCCTCGCCACCGCGCTGGCCGTCGCGCTGAACAGCCGGCTGCTGCGGGCCCAGGGGCTGTTTCGCTTCGCGTTTTTCGCGCCGCTGGTGGTGGGCACCGTGGCGTACTCGGCAGTGTTCCGACTGCTGTTCAATTCCGACTTCGGGGTGGTCAACCGGGCGCTGACCGGCCTCGGCCTGCCGGCGGTCGACTGGCTCAATCAGCCGGTGTCCGCCATGGCCGTGATTATCCTCGCGATGACTTGGCGCTGGACCGGCTACAACGCGATCATCCTGCTTGCCGGACTTCAGAGCATCAGCGAGGACGTGTACGAGGCCGCCGCGCTCGACGGCGCCACCCCCTGGCAGCAGTTCTGGAAGATCACGGTGCCGCTGCTGCGCCCCACGCTGCTCTTTTGCCTCGTCCTGAGCATCATCGGCACGCTGCAACTGTTCACCGAGCCCGCGCTGATCACCAACAGCGGCCCCGGCAACGCCACGATGACGCTCGGGACCTACCTCTACCAGCAGGGCTTCCGCTCGTTCAACTTCGGCTACGCGAGCGCGATCGCCTACACGGTCGCCGCGCTGGCCGCCGTGTTCAGCGCCCTACAGCTGCGGCTGTTCGGGAGAGACGCGTGACCCGGCTCTCTGCCTCCGCGCCCGCCAGCATGCAGGCCCGTGACCGCCGCGCCTCGTTCTGGCTGCATCTGGCGCTTGTGCCGCTCGCGCTACTCTTTCTCGCGCCGCTCTACCTGATGCTGATTTTCAGCTCCCACCCCGAGACGGCGATCTTCAGTCCCAACCCGCCGCTGTGGTTCGGTGGGGCCTTCCGCGAGAACTTCGAGCAGCTTCAGGCCGACACCAACTTCCTGCGGGCGCTGGCCAACAGCACCGCGATCGCCACGCTCTACACCGTGCTGAGCATGGTGCTCACGAGCATGGCCGGCTACGCTTTTTCCAAGTTCCAGTTTCCGGGGCGAGGCGCACTGTTCGGGCTGATCCTGGCGACACTGACCATTCCCACCTTCGTGACCATCATTCCGCAGTTCATCCTGATCGCGCGGGACCTGAAGATCAGCAACACCTACTGGGCGGTCATTCTGCCGACCCTCGCCAACACCATCGGCATCTTTTACATGCGTCAGGCGTTTCAGTCGGTGCCGGACGACCTGCTCAACGCCGCGCGCATCGACGGCGCCGGGGAGACGCGGATCTTCTGGCAGATCGCGCTGCCCATCGTGCGCCCCGCGCTCGCGGCCCTGGCGATCCTGCTCTTCCTGGCGAGCTGGAACGATTACCTCTGGCCCCTGATCGTGCTGACGCAGAAAGACAGCTACACCATGCCGGTGGCCCTCGGCACCCTGGTGGGGCTCACCCGCGTGTCGTGGGGCGGCATCATGGTGGGCACCGCCATCGCCACGCTGCCCTTCCTGGCCCTTTTCCTCGCGCTGCAACGCCATTTTGTGGCCGGCATCGCGGGCGGCGCGGTCAAGGACTGAGTCTTCATCTCTCCCCCTGGAGCTCCGTATGTCTGATCCTTCCGCCCCCCACCTGCTCCTCGGGTGCTGCGACTACCCCGAACACGTCCCCGAAACGTTATGGGCGAGCTACGCCCAGCGGCAGCGCGCGGCGGGGCTGTCTTTTAGCCGCATCGCTGAATTTGCCTGGAGCCGGATGGAGCCGCGCCCCGGAGAGTACGACTGGGCCTGGCTCGACCGGGCGGTGGAGGCCTACCATGCGGCGGGGCTGCGGGTGGTGCTGTGCACGCCGACCGCGACCCCACCGGCCTGGCTGATTCGGGCGCACCCCGAGATCCTCGCCTACGACGACCAGGGCCGGATGCGTGAATTCGGCTCGCGGCGCCACTACGATTTCGCCTCGCCGGTCTACCGTGCCCATTCCCAGCGCATCACGCGCGCGCTGGCCGAGCGCTACGGCAAACATCCCGCCGTCGCCGGCTGGCAGACCGACAACGAGTTCGGCTGTCACGGCACGAGCCGCAGCTACGGGGGAGCGAGCGCCGCCGCTTTCCCAGGTTGGCTGCGGGCCAGATACGGGACGCTGGACGCCCTGAACGGGGCGTGGGGCAACGTCTTCTGGAGCATGGAGTACAGCGACTGGAGCCAGATCCGCCCACCGATCCTGACGGTCACCGAGCCCAATCCAGCGCACGTGCTCGACTACGCCCGCTTCTCCTCGGACCTGATCCGCGATTTCCAGGCCGAGCAGGTGGCCGTCTTGCGCGAGTGTTCGCCGGGGCGGTTCGTCACCCACAACTTCATGATCTTCGAGTCGGGTTTCGACCACTACCGGGTGGCCGAAGGCCTCGACTTCGTGACCTGGGACAACTACCCGCTCGGGATGCTCGAATTCTTCGCGCCGCCCGGCACCGGTGAGGCCCTCAAACTGCGCTACGCCGGCACCGGGCACCCCGACCTGATCTCCTTTAACCATGACCTCTACCGGGGGCTGCTCGCCTCGCCGGGGCTGGGCCGCGAGGGGCCCGGCACCCCCAACGGCTTCTGGGTGATGGAGCAGCAGTGCGGGCCGGTGAACTGGGCCCCGTACAATCCGGTTCCCGAGCTCGGCGCGGTGGCGCTCTGGACGGCGCAGGCCTGGGCGCACGGGGCCGACGTGGTGAGCTATTTCCGCTGGCGCGCGGCGACGATGGCCCAGGAGGTCATGCACTCGGGCCTGCTGCGCCACGACGGCGAACCCGACCAGGGCCTCGCCGAGGTCGCGGCTTTCGACCCGGCGCCGTGCCGGACGGGTGAGGTACCGGCCCGGGTCGCGCTGCTGCACGACTACGAGAGCCTGTGGCTCTACGATGTTCAGCGTCACAGCGCCTCGCTGAGCTACTGGACGCAGGTGCTCACCTTCTACTCGGCGCTGCGCTCGCTCGGGATCGACGTGGACGTGATCAGCGCCGACCGTGACCTCTCGGGCTACGCGGTGATCGTCGCGCCCGCCGTCACCCTGATGACCCCGGAGCGTGCCGCGCGCTGGGCGCAGGCGGTGGAGGCAGGCGCGCGGCTGATGTGCGGCCCCCGGACAGCGTTTCGCGCGCCCGGCGGCGGCGCCTGGGAAAGCGGCCAGTTCGGACCCCTGCAAGCGCTTGTCGGCGTCAAGCTCCGGCGGTACGACTCGCTGCGCCCCGGTCTGACGCGGCAGGTCAGCGGCGGCTTCGAGGCCGAGGCGTGGGCCGAGAGTTACGAACTCCACGGGGCGGAAGTCCAGCACACCTACGAATCCGGCCCGCTGAGCGGCCAGGTCGCCGTAACCCGGCGCGGGGGCGTCACGGTCATCGGCGCCTACAGCCCGGCGCTCGTCCGCCACGTCCTGCACTCGGTTCTTCAAGAGGCGGGTCTGGACCTTCTCGACCTGCCAGAAGGCGTGAGGGTCAGCCGCCGGGCCGGGCAGACCCTGGTGCAGAACTGGACGCAGGACACCGTAACGTGGGCAGGGCAGGCGGTCGGCCCGGTGCAGTTCCTGTTCCAGGGCGCGCGCGCGGACAACCTGGGATAGAGCGCCAGCACGACTCCACTGGTCTGCCTCCACAGGTTTGCCGCTATCGGCTACCCCTATTGGCTTGACCCGATTGGCCTGATCCCATTGACCTGAAGGTCCGGCGCTGTGCGAACTGGGCAAGAGGTGACCCGCTAGACTCGGGCTCCCTACAACGCGACGTGGGAGCGGCGCGGACAGACGGGGGTGCAGCACGGCCCTCGTGGCGCGCATTGGAGGCAGCGGTTGGAGAGTAGCCTGAACATAGACGCCTTGCAGCAGGAGCTGCGGGCGGCGCAGGAGGCCGTGCGCGCTGCCCCGGACGCCCGGACGCGCGCTGCTGCACCGGGACGCGGCCTACACGGCGATGCACCTGGGAGAGTTCTCGCTCGCCATGACCCACGCCGTGACCAGCCTCGACATCGCGCGCGGCACCGGCGACCGGCCGCTTCAGGCCAAGGCGCACGTCACCATCGCGCTGGTGATGTCCGACGTGTACGACGATCAGGGCGCGGCGTCCCACATGGCCTAGGCCGAAGCCCTCTCGCAGGCGTGCGGCGACGCCCGCGGGGTGGCGCTGGCCGCCGTGAACGCCGCGCACTTCGAGATGGAGCGTGAGCAGTACGCGCTCGCCGCGCGCCGGTTGGACGAACTGCTGCGCTCCCCTCACCACCACGGCCTGAAGATCGGCGATCCCCAGGTGGGGCCGGCTCTCGAACAGCCCTTCCACATCAATTATGTCAAATCCGCCGCCAGCGCCCTGATCGCCGGCGAGGACTTTGGCGAGGATCACCCCCGGATCACCGGTCAGCTGGAGCGCTCGGCGGAGGCGCTGACCGCCCTCCGGGAGGGCCGCGCCACCTTCGTCTCGGCGCACCTGCACCTCGATGTGCTCGACGCGCTGGCGGCCTACGCCGAGTACCGGCGCGACTGGGCCGGCGAGCGCGAATGCAGCGACGAACGGGTGCGGGCCGCGCAGCAGGGGGGCCTGATCGCTGCTGCCGGCCGCGCGCGGCTTGACCGGGGACTGCTCTGCGCGCGCCTGGCCGACTGGCCACAGGCCATCCTGGACGCGACGCAGGCCGCGCAGCAGCTGGGTGAAGTGGGCCAGGAGGTGCGGGCCGTGGCCGCCGCGCAGCTGCTTGCCGACGCCCTGGCCCAGCTGGGCCGCTACCAGGAAGCTTTTGCGGCCCAGCGCGAACTCACGCGCCGCGCCGCCGAGATGTACCGGGCGTACTTTCAGCAAAGCGCCCAGCTGCGTCAAATCGAGCTTCAGGCCCAGGAAGCCGAGCGCCGGGCCGCCACCTTCGCGGCCGCCGCGCTGCGTGACCCCCTGACCGGGATGCCCAACCGCGCCGCCGCGATGAAGGAGCTCGACGAGCTGCATCGCCGGGCGCATCAGGGCCAGCGCGCCTCGGTGGCCATGCTCGACCTTGACCGCTTCAAGAGCGTGAACGACCGGTACGGCCACGCCGCCGGCGACGTCGTCTTGCAGCGCACTGCCCAGGTGATCCGGGAAACGCTCGGCGACACGCAGCGGCTGGCCCGACTGGGCGGAGAGGAGTTTCTGCTGCTGTTTCCAGGGGCCGCCACCCGTGAAGCCCAGACCGTCTGTGAGCGCGTGGTGACGCGGCTGGGCGGGCTGGAGTGGCCGGAGATCGCGCCGGACCTCCGGGTCACCGCCAGCATCGGTGTGGCGCAGATCCGGGCCGGCAACAACCCGAGCGACACCCTCCGGGAAGCGGACCGCGCGATGTACGCCGCCAAACGGGGAGGGCGGGAGGCTGTGGTGGCGGCCCGGATCTGACCGCGGCGCCCTGATCGTCGGGCTCAGACGCTTCAGGGGGAGTTCGGAGACCGTCCGTCCCAGCGGGGAGGCCCCCTTCCCCGTCGCCGGCCGCCGGTGAAGCCAGGACCCGAGCCGGCCCAGGCCTATATTGTGAGGCGGACCGGCTCGGGGAACGCTCGCAGACGAGCCTTCAGGAGCCACCCCACAGGGCGGAGCCTGGTTTGCATCGCTCCGCTTCTGCCCGGCGTGCTCGGGCGCCTCCCGGATAAGGCGCCGGCACCGACCCCGGGTGCGGCACCCGACGTGCGCGAGGGAGAAAGAGGGAGAAACTGTATGAAGGGTGCAAGAGCGGAGGGTGCAGCATGAGTGAGGACGACCTGACCCTGGTGCCCGTCTTCTCCCTGTCACCCCTCGCCCCTGTTCCCCGCATCTCGCTATCCGGCCCTGTGGCCGGGGTGCCCCTTCCGTGACTTCCTCGCTGACGATCTCCCTGTTGCTGAATTTCTGTCTGCTGATCACCTGCGCTTTTGTGATCAGCCTGACTTACCGTGAGAGGACGCCCCGGTTCCTGGCGGTCTTGCGGCTGGTGCTCGCGGCGGCGGCCACACTGCT
This genomic window from Deinococcus reticulitermitis contains:
- a CDS encoding DeoR/GlpR family DNA-binding transcription regulator; translation: MLEQRRNTILSLIRAYGRLPVSQLAQTLEVSEVTVRSDLAALSERGLIQRTRGGARLPLPGVAETSLEQSQRQYGEEKKRIGCAAAGLVQDGETIFLDVGSTTTALAHCLSPALRDVTVVTPGLNIALALENRPTLRVIVTGGTLRPLQHSLVSPYATHVLEQIQADWLFLGCNGVAAQPGVTNANHEEAEVKRVMVSRARRVVVVADHSKLGLVSPALIAPAQRVDILITSETRAIPADLRDAIPDIRVA
- a CDS encoding carbohydrate ABC transporter permease, with amino-acid sequence MTTAFRPRPDPPRPAHPRPARRRVPLAPYLFILPYLLIFLSFWAWPIVSSFLMSFKDTRLGDAAPYGAANWSRLVGDEFFRTALRNTMVILAIQVPLMLSLATALAVALNSRLLRAQGLFRFAFFAPLVVGTVAYSAVFRLLFNSDFGVVNRALTGLGLPAVDWLNQPVSAMAVIILAMTWRWTGYNAIILLAGLQSISEDVYEAAALDGATPWQQFWKITVPLLRPTLLFCLVLSIIGTLQLFTEPALITNSGPGNATMTLGTYLYQQGFRSFNFGYASAIAYTVAALAAVFSALQLRLFGRDA
- a CDS encoding ABC transporter substrate-binding protein, translated to MKKLVLLSALLLPSTAAAQSGTVTVWSWDVAAKALQSTVPSFNKKYPNIKVNVVDLGNQNVYDRGLAGCAAGGVDLPDVYSIENNEAEVFWARFPDCFVDLNTLGADKLVRNFPAFKWTELTAGGKRFAMPWDSGPVVMFYRRDLYQQAGINPATIRTWNDFIAAGRKMNTKFGGKVRMATIANGQDDEWFRMLANQNGCFYFNNAGTQVTVNRPGCVTALDTIKRLYAANVVATGDWGGQITNFKAGRTASAMFGAWYEGTIRTNAPDQSGKWGVYLMPASRAGGPRAANLGGSALAIPKSSKNQAAAYAFLQHALATNGGQVTMLKSQGVPSLLTASRDIYVQKAQPYWGNQKIWQTILGTLGDVPQARGTQFFQDARQVMIVVQADYIKGKYKTAKEALDDAAKKISSATGLPVSP
- a CDS encoding alpha/beta hydrolase family protein; translated protein: MTRSLLSSFLSWTGLLCALAPAAAQTTTPAATIPAATTPALAALTGVVGDPRPDAPALSPRGSYAVGVRTLSLLNPGQLDVLQTPKDGALPRADRRLTVEVWYPAPGARGSGTVNYADTLGSGPGDPKRPNTPFLIRGRATRAAPPLAEAQRPAGGFPLVIVSHGYPGSRFLMSYLCENLASKGYVVAAIDHTGSTHLDKAAFASTLLNRPLDDNFVLSELAQRSAAGSGSFLSGLVNPERTGLIGYSMGGYGALNAVGAGFADQVLGFVPAGALRSRQLGQFKVDPRIQAVVAFAPWGGDAAVRGIGVNTGAQFGFWDAAGLAAIRVPTLFVVGDKDDVSGFEGGVKALFENTVNAERYLLVYQNARHNSAPNPPPAESLSNFEDYMHYAEPAWDMTRLNDLNMHFVTAFLDLKLKGLTDRAQYLDVKVPVAQNGVFSRNPDGTLKPDDTSWPGFAPRTAMGIELYKLPPR
- a CDS encoding beta-galactosidase — encoded protein: MSDPSAPHLLLGCCDYPEHVPETLWASYAQRQRAAGLSFSRIAEFAWSRMEPRPGEYDWAWLDRAVEAYHAAGLRVVLCTPTATPPAWLIRAHPEILAYDDQGRMREFGSRRHYDFASPVYRAHSQRITRALAERYGKHPAVAGWQTDNEFGCHGTSRSYGGASAAAFPGWLRARYGTLDALNGAWGNVFWSMEYSDWSQIRPPILTVTEPNPAHVLDYARFSSDLIRDFQAEQVAVLRECSPGRFVTHNFMIFESGFDHYRVAEGLDFVTWDNYPLGMLEFFAPPGTGEALKLRYAGTGHPDLISFNHDLYRGLLASPGLGREGPGTPNGFWVMEQQCGPVNWAPYNPVPELGAVALWTAQAWAHGADVVSYFRWRAATMAQEVMHSGLLRHDGEPDQGLAEVAAFDPAPCRTGEVPARVALLHDYESLWLYDVQRHSASLSYWTQVLTFYSALRSLGIDVDVISADRDLSGYAVIVAPAVTLMTPERAARWAQAVEAGARLMCGPRTAFRAPGGGAWESGQFGPLQALVGVKLRRYDSLRPGLTRQVSGGFEAEAWAESYELHGAEVQHTYESGPLSGQVAVTRRGGVTVIGAYSPALVRHVLHSVLQEAGLDLLDLPEGVRVSRRAGQTLVQNWTQDTVTWAGQAVGPVQFLFQGARADNLG
- a CDS encoding GGDEF domain-containing protein, whose product is MALAAVNAAHFEMEREQYALAARRLDELLRSPHHHGLKIGDPQVGPALEQPFHINYVKSAASALIAGEDFGEDHPRITGQLERSAEALTALREGRATFVSAHLHLDVLDALAAYAEYRRDWAGERECSDERVRAAQQGGLIAAAGRARLDRGLLCARLADWPQAILDATQAAQQLGEVGQEVRAVAAAQLLADALAQLGRYQEAFAAQRELTRRAAEMYRAYFQQSAQLRQIELQAQEAERRAATFAAAALRDPLTGMPNRAAAMKELDELHRRAHQGQRASVAMLDLDRFKSVNDRYGHAAGDVVLQRTAQVIRETLGDTQRLARLGGEEFLLLFPGAATREAQTVCERVVTRLGGLEWPEIAPDLRVTASIGVAQIRAGNNPSDTLREADRAMYAAKRGGREAVVAARI
- a CDS encoding FRG domain-containing protein produces the protein MGGSTRDIERHLVRAFRKYAQANVVLQDSVWSWLALGQHHGLPTRLLDWTYSPLVALHFLTADEALYDQDGLIWRLNIDRTNAALPAPASQLLKREGASVFTVDMISLLGLHDARHDLAFDAEMGWLERLEQDTGQPFLLLLEPPSLDQRIVQQSALFSMLSNPEADLEGWLQDHPDAAQRIIVPADLKWEIRDRLDQVNVTERTLFPDLSGLSQWLRRYYRSRAEAQSAPPDSAERLSPEDERKQPG
- a CDS encoding carbohydrate ABC transporter permease, with product MTRLSASAPASMQARDRRASFWLHLALVPLALLFLAPLYLMLIFSSHPETAIFSPNPPLWFGGAFRENFEQLQADTNFLRALANSTAIATLYTVLSMVLTSMAGYAFSKFQFPGRGALFGLILATLTIPTFVTIIPQFILIARDLKISNTYWAVILPTLANTIGIFYMRQAFQSVPDDLLNAARIDGAGETRIFWQIALPIVRPALAALAILLFLASWNDYLWPLIVLTQKDSYTMPVALGTLVGLTRVSWGGIMVGTAIATLPFLALFLALQRHFVAGIAGGAVKD